TCTATCCAACCAATCCGCCTCAATTTGTTTAATTTGTCGTTGCGATGTAGCAGTGGCTAAAGCCCGATAAGCGTCCATTTTTTGATCAGTATCACTAATATAACGCTCAGGAATAAACGCCATCACATTAAGATCAACTTGAGTGTCTTCCACCGTAGGAATTTCCTGCCCTTGAATCTCATTAATCGCCTCTTTCAACATTTCTGTATATAGCTCAAACCCAATAGCCTCAACCTGTCCAGACTGTTCAGCCCCCAACAAACTACCAACCCCCCGAATCTCCATATCACGCATCGCTAAATGATAACCTGAGCCTAATTGCGAAAATTCTTGTAGCGCCCGTAACCGTTTTCGCGCCGTATCCGATAAGATTTGATTATCAGGATACAATAACCAAGCATGGGCTTGAACTCCCGAACGTCCCACCCTACCACGCAACTGATATAATTGCGCCAAACCGAATTTATGCGCATCCTCCACAATGATGGTATTGACACGGGGAATATCCAAACCTGACTCAATAATCGTTGTACACAACAGCAAATCAGCCTCACCGTTATTAAAACCGAGCATGGTTGACTCTAATTCCCCCTCATCCATTTGTCCATGCGCCACCCCAATGCGCAGGGTAGGAATCATCTCTTGCAACATTTCCCCCACTTTTTCCATGCCTTCAATGCGTGGCAAAACATAAAAAATTTGTCCCCCTCGATCCAATTCATTGCGAATAGCCGTGCGAATAATATCTTCATTAAAAGCGCCAATATGGGTTTTAATCGGGCGCCGACTGGGGGGAGGTGTAGTAATTAAACTCATTTCCCTAACCCCAGAAATGGACATATACAAAGTACGAGGAATGGGTGTGGCACTGAGGGTTAAAACGTCAACAGAAGTTTTCATTGCTTTGATTTTTTCTTTTTGATTAACCCCAAATCTTTGCTCCTCATCAATTACTAATAACCCCAAATCTTTATACTTAATAGTTTTGCTTAAAAGTTGGTGAGTACCGACTACAATATCTAACTCCCCTGTGGTTAATTTTTGCAAAATTTCTTTTTTTTCTGATGCCGTACGAAAACGATTTAATAAGCCTACATTAACCGGATAAGGAGCAAATCTTTCTAATAAATTAAGATAATGTTGCTGTGATAAAATGGTGGTGGGCGCTAAAAATGCCACTTGTTTATTACCTGCTGTTACTACTTTAAAAATAGTTCTAATAGCTACTTCAGTTTTACCAAAACCCACATCACCACAAATTAAACGATCCATCGGGCGCTCACTTTCTAAATCTCTTTTGGCGTCTTGAATTGCTTTTAATTGATCTGGTGTTGCTTCATAGGGAAATGAGTCTTCTAATTCTCTCTGCCAAGGAGAATCTTCGGGGTAAGCATAGCCATTTAAGTTTGCTCTAGTGGCGTATAATTTTACTAAATCCACCGCTAATTTTTTGATAGATTTCTTAGCTTTATTTTTGAGAGTTTGCCACTCTTTTCCTGTTAGTTTATAAAGTTTAGGAGGATTACTGTCACTGCTACGATAACGAGTTAATACTTCTACATTTTCAGCCGGTACTCTTAATAAACCATCAGCATATTTAATTACTAAATACTCTCTACTGTGCAAATTTTCTAATTGTAAAAACTGCCCAATTCCATGATCTTTATGCACTACATAATCATTCGGTCTTAACTTATCTAAATCAACTTGTTTTGATACCGCTTTTCTGCGCTTTCTGATGTAATTAGGAGTGGCTAAATTATGTTGTCCAAAAAATTCTCGATCAGTAACAATTACTAAACGAAAAGTAGGTAAAATAAACCCTTCTAATTCTGCTTGTCCTGAATATTTTAAAGCAACAGCAATATTTTGACGATGACTTTTTTCAATACTAGGAAAATCTATAGGATTAGGGATAAATTGCACAGGGCAATCATGATCTTGTAATAATGATACACAACGGGAAGGTTGAGCGGAAATTAACCAACTATTATACTTACTCAAATCAATGGTTTGATAGGCTTCTTTTTTTCCTCGTAATAATTCGGCTAATTTAGCAAATTGATGGGGAGAAACAGGTAAAGGGCGACTTGATAAGTTAAGACCATCACTATCATCTAAACTTAATTCACTGAGATGAATTTGCGGATATTTAATCAAAGCTAAAGATTCAGAAAAATCACGGTGTAAAATGGGGAGGAGTGCGCCCTCCACCGTATTATTAATTAATTGCCATTTCTCCTCAGCTTGACTTGTCCAAATTTTGCTATGAGCTTGACATTGTGCCACTTCATCCACCGCTACAACGGTTTGAGAAGGAAAATAAGCCAAAATATTAACCACTTCAGGGAAAGCAAAACCGAGAAATCGAGTTGCCCCTTCAGGAAAAATCCCCTCTTTTAAGTTGTCCTGTTCAAAATTGCTCAAGTATGGTAATATAGGCTCTATGGTGGGTAAACTATGAAAAATAATACTATCCCAACCACTAGGGGTTAAAGTTAACCTTTCAATATTATCTAAACTCCTTTGTGATGCGGGATCAAATTCCTTGATTTTCTCCAATTCATCGCCAAAAAATTCTAGTCTCAGGGGTAATTCCGCCGAAACAGGAAAAATATCGATTAAATCTCCCCTTTTTGCCCATTGTCCTTCCGTTTCCACTAAATTAACGCGCTCATAGCCCATTTTTGCTAGTTTAAGCTCAATTTCTTGCACATCTACCGTCATGCCTTTAACTAAATCAAGGCAATATTGCCGAAATATCTCCACGGGGGGAAGATGCGGTTGCAATGCTTTTTCCGTTGTCACCACCACCGCCGAAGAATCTTGAGGAGTATTTAGTAAATTAGTGAGAGTCTGCATCTGTCCCCAAATCATCTCTGATTCTGGACTGAGAGCTTCATAAGGACTTGCTGAGGTGGTTGGATAGAAAAAAACTCGTTTATGCCCCATTGTCTCTATATTTGCCATCCAACGCAGGGCTTCTTCAAGGGTAGCACAGACGATTAAGAGATTATGGTTAGGGGTGAGGGCGCTGGTGACTAATCCTTTGACGAGGCGAGGGGCGCCTTGTAGTTTGAGGGGCGCTGAAGGGTTTAATTTTTGGCTTAATTCACGGCTGAGGGGAGTTTGAGCCATCGCCCTAACCACTGAGGAAAATGTCATTTTAGTTGATTTATGATAGTTTTACAGGCACGGGAGAAGGGGAAAATTATGAATTATGAATTATGAGTTATGAATTGTCCATTATCAATTATCCATTATCAATTATCCATTGTTAATTGTTAATTATCCATACATTCTACCGCGCCACTGTTTGGGTTTAGAGAAAGCAGAAAGAAAGATGCGCGCTACTGCTAATATATCGGCGGTGGGTGATAACCACAATAACCAGCGCCCTCCACCATTTTTCTCATAACTGGAAGATATAGCAAATACCAGCGCCCATCGCCCTATCAATAAAATAATATTGA
This genomic stretch from Cyanobacterium sp. T60_A2020_053 harbors:
- the mfd gene encoding transcription-repair coupling factor, producing the protein MTFSSVVRAMAQTPLSRELSQKLNPSAPLKLQGAPRLVKGLVTSALTPNHNLLIVCATLEEALRWMANIETMGHKRVFFYPTTSASPYEALSPESEMIWGQMQTLTNLLNTPQDSSAVVVTTEKALQPHLPPVEIFRQYCLDLVKGMTVDVQEIELKLAKMGYERVNLVETEGQWAKRGDLIDIFPVSAELPLRLEFFGDELEKIKEFDPASQRSLDNIERLTLTPSGWDSIIFHSLPTIEPILPYLSNFEQDNLKEGIFPEGATRFLGFAFPEVVNILAYFPSQTVVAVDEVAQCQAHSKIWTSQAEEKWQLINNTVEGALLPILHRDFSESLALIKYPQIHLSELSLDDSDGLNLSSRPLPVSPHQFAKLAELLRGKKEAYQTIDLSKYNSWLISAQPSRCVSLLQDHDCPVQFIPNPIDFPSIEKSHRQNIAVALKYSGQAELEGFILPTFRLVIVTDREFFGQHNLATPNYIRKRRKAVSKQVDLDKLRPNDYVVHKDHGIGQFLQLENLHSREYLVIKYADGLLRVPAENVEVLTRYRSSDSNPPKLYKLTGKEWQTLKNKAKKSIKKLAVDLVKLYATRANLNGYAYPEDSPWQRELEDSFPYEATPDQLKAIQDAKRDLESERPMDRLICGDVGFGKTEVAIRTIFKVVTAGNKQVAFLAPTTILSQQHYLNLLERFAPYPVNVGLLNRFRTASEKKEILQKLTTGELDIVVGTHQLLSKTIKYKDLGLLVIDEEQRFGVNQKEKIKAMKTSVDVLTLSATPIPRTLYMSISGVREMSLITTPPPSRRPIKTHIGAFNEDIIRTAIRNELDRGGQIFYVLPRIEGMEKVGEMLQEMIPTLRIGVAHGQMDEGELESTMLGFNNGEADLLLCTTIIESGLDIPRVNTIIVEDAHKFGLAQLYQLRGRVGRSGVQAHAWLLYPDNQILSDTARKRLRALQEFSQLGSGYHLAMRDMEIRGVGSLLGAEQSGQVEAIGFELYTEMLKEAINEIQGQEIPTVEDTQVDLNVMAFIPERYISDTDQKMDAYRALATATSQRQIKQIEADWLDRYGEIPPPAHLLLAIARLKQKGKSLGFSRIRMEGKQNLVLETPMQEPAWNIIMEKIPAHLRSRFVYAKNKVIVRGLGALKPPQQLESLNSWFDLILDSNPSFITDL